In a genomic window of bacterium:
- a CDS encoding glycosyltransferase family 39 protein, which yields MRLSRHWDWVLRHMDTQSLPLNAWLTALFFKLAGASFTSLWILPALESLLTVLLAFWVAERFLGERAAWPIAFLLATSFWASYVARFSMQSNTMLLVELMGLHLLGSFLDQKSGPRSWVGAGALGLVAAAGFYSYPAYYPVGVLIVWIVAARSGWGLGPWKGSFWTFVLVLGVAMLPLAWDLAIQGSGNYLHGISVLGNPWGRDQWKIVGSYLGSIALFEPKEGDYLPVGGPFLNYMLGLLFLAGTWKAYARRKEPAVLFLAAAFLLSLVPALLTRSLEYLRLSAAMPFAFAFCGLGLEWVWREARGRRRWVLVAILLLSSAWEGWRLFAIYPGEWSTPSSRWAENIKSVRGYRAYQVLRHWEREKGPGSFLANLGTQVLDQSLAFATFSTDACRCPVPGGPRWVAVIVNLHYRPFLTHRFPEGRAYGLDWEGRGRYGGDMIFVVPPTDGNSHDLQHWVRLDRELAHSTEMVLERSVSGPRSAILKELSDRAPMAGADPFLASCLWEKIYTQLNYEVAYGERPMKDDIGPLILTLRRALSEGYPLAHLYNELGSLEWRAGLIPEAKKAFRAALAAPLNRTKAAQHLRQIELETR from the coding sequence TTGCGACTGTCCCGGCATTGGGATTGGGTCTTGCGGCACATGGATACCCAAAGCCTCCCTTTGAACGCCTGGTTGACCGCCTTGTTCTTCAAGCTGGCCGGGGCCTCCTTTACTTCCCTCTGGATCCTCCCGGCATTGGAGTCCTTGCTGACGGTCCTTTTAGCGTTCTGGGTGGCCGAACGTTTCCTGGGAGAAAGGGCCGCATGGCCTATCGCGTTTCTCCTTGCCACCTCCTTCTGGGCGTCCTATGTGGCCCGGTTCTCCATGCAATCCAACACCATGCTCCTGGTTGAATTGATGGGCCTGCATCTCCTGGGATCGTTCCTTGACCAAAAAAGCGGTCCCCGATCTTGGGTCGGAGCCGGGGCCCTGGGACTGGTGGCGGCGGCGGGGTTTTATTCCTATCCGGCCTATTATCCGGTCGGGGTCCTGATCGTCTGGATCGTGGCGGCCAGGAGCGGTTGGGGCCTGGGTCCCTGGAAAGGTTCTTTTTGGACCTTTGTCCTGGTCCTTGGAGTGGCCATGTTGCCTTTGGCATGGGACCTGGCGATCCAGGGTTCGGGGAACTATCTTCACGGCATCTCGGTCCTGGGAAATCCATGGGGTAGGGACCAATGGAAGATCGTCGGTTCCTACCTGGGTTCGATCGCCCTGTTCGAACCGAAAGAGGGGGATTATTTGCCGGTGGGAGGCCCTTTTTTGAACTATATGCTGGGCCTGCTCTTCCTGGCCGGAACCTGGAAGGCCTATGCCCGGCGTAAAGAACCGGCCGTCCTTTTCTTGGCGGCCGCGTTTTTGCTCTCCTTGGTACCGGCGCTCCTGACCCGCAGCTTGGAATATCTGCGTCTTTCGGCGGCCATGCCTTTCGCCTTCGCTTTTTGCGGTTTGGGTCTGGAATGGGTTTGGCGTGAGGCGCGTGGACGGCGTCGCTGGGTCCTGGTGGCGATCCTTTTACTTTCCTCGGCCTGGGAAGGTTGGCGGCTTTTCGCCATCTATCCCGGCGAATGGTCCACGCCCAGTTCCCGGTGGGCGGAGAACATAAAATCCGTCCGGGGATATCGGGCCTACCAGGTCCTGCGCCATTGGGAGCGGGAGAAGGGCCCCGGGAGCTTCTTGGCGAACCTGGGAACCCAAGTCCTGGATCAGAGCCTGGCTTTTGCCACTTTTTCCACCGATGCATGCCGATGTCCGGTGCCGGGCGGCCCCCGATGGGTGGCGGTCATCGTCAATCTTCATTACCGCCCTTTCCTGACCCATCGTTTCCCGGAAGGCCGTGCCTACGGATTGGACTGGGAGGGCCGGGGGCGCTATGGAGGGGACATGATTTTCGTCGTACCTCCGACCGACGGGAACAGCCACGATCTTCAACACTGGGTCCGTCTGGACCGGGAATTGGCCCACAGCACGGAGATGGTCCTGGAACGGTCGGTGTCGGGGCCCAGGTCCGCGATCCTGAAGGAATTGAGTGACCGCGCACCGATGGCTGGAGCGGACCCTTTCCTGGCCTCCTGCCTTTGGGAAAAGATCTATACCCAACTGAACTATGAAGTCGCCTATGGGGAGAGGCCGATGAAGGATGACATTGGGCCCCTGATCCTTACCCTTCGCCGGGCCCTTTCGGAGGGATATCCATTGGCCCACCTTTATAATGAACTGGGAAGCCTGGAGTGGAGAGCCGGGCTTATTCCCGAAGCGAAGAAAGCCTTCCGGGCGGCTTTGGCGGCTCCTTTGAACCGGACGAAAGCCGCCCAGCACTTGCGACAAATAGAACTTGAAACGAGGTGA
- a CDS encoding PHP domain-containing protein, translating into MTYLDCHNHTAEWSDGRQSIEQILARAKEETVRVGLSDHTGLGDYLNSNDRLLAYADFLSQYPVARGLEMDLGRSFVLAPETRKKFDYMIGSVHGITLNGLRIGFSPLIKFLKGGLPDYNPNQQIQDWDLFFKTHLEVLRKEFAEQGYSILGHCTMLPPLALGKPEAVFPEWWEEELIAILLEHNVAMEVSNRWLTPYDRLMEKAVKAGVTFSVGSDGHSPERTCDLTFPKEMLAKFGVREDRVFDIQRKLN; encoded by the coding sequence ATGACCTACCTCGACTGTCATAATCACACCGCCGAATGGTCCGACGGACGCCAATCCATCGAACAGATCCTGGCCCGCGCCAAGGAAGAAACGGTGCGGGTCGGTCTTTCCGATCACACGGGCCTGGGCGATTATCTCAATTCCAACGACCGTCTCCTGGCTTACGCCGACTTCCTGTCCCAATATCCCGTGGCCCGGGGATTGGAGATGGACCTGGGGCGCAGTTTCGTGCTGGCTCCGGAGACACGGAAGAAATTCGACTATATGATCGGCAGCGTCCACGGGATCACCCTGAACGGCCTGCGGATCGGCTTCAGCCCCCTCATCAAATTCCTCAAGGGGGGATTGCCCGATTACAACCCCAACCAGCAGATCCAGGATTGGGACCTTTTCTTCAAGACCCATTTGGAGGTCCTCCGTAAGGAGTTCGCCGAGCAGGGTTACAGCATCCTGGGCCATTGCACCATGCTCCCGCCCCTGGCCCTGGGGAAGCCGGAGGCGGTCTTCCCCGAGTGGTGGGAGGAGGAACTGATCGCCATTCTGTTGGAACACAACGTGGCCATGGAGGTCTCCAACCGCTGGTTGACACCCTATGACCGCCTGATGGAGAAGGCGGTGAAGGCCGGGGTGACCTTTTCCGTGGGGTCCGACGGCCATTCGCCGGAGAGGACCTGCGACCTGACCTTTCCCAAGGAAATGCTCGCCAAATTCGGGGTCCGGGAGGACCGGGTCTTCGATATTCAAAGGAAGCTCAATTGA